In one window of Leptospirales bacterium DNA:
- the arsC gene encoding arsenate reductase (glutaredoxin) (This arsenate reductase requires both glutathione and glutaredoxin to convert arsenate to arsenite, after which the efflux transporter formed by ArsA and ArsB can extrude the arsenite from the cell, providing resistance.), whose translation MSRSKPEVRIFHNPRCSKSRETLALLEARGCEIEIVEYLKVPPDVDELASLCAMLGLKAHQLMRKGEPLFKEQFLDQQLSEDQCLAAMARHPILIERPIVVHKNRAVLGRPPQAALDLLQ comes from the coding sequence ATGTCTCGTTCAAAGCCAGAGGTGCGAATCTTTCACAACCCGCGTTGCTCCAAGAGTCGTGAGACGCTGGCGCTACTGGAGGCAAGGGGTTGCGAAATTGAAATTGTCGAATATCTGAAAGTTCCGCCGGACGTTGACGAGCTGGCCAGTCTCTGCGCTATGCTGGGACTCAAAGCGCACCAACTAATGCGCAAGGGCGAGCCGCTGTTCAAAGAGCAATTTCTCGACCAGCAGCTCAGCGAGGATCAATGCCTGGCAGCAATGGCCAGGCATCCGATTTTGATCGAGCGTCCAATTGTCGTCCATAAGAACCGGGCTGTCCTGGGGCGACCGCCGCAGGCGGCGCTGGATTTGCTGCAGTAG